A single region of the Halorubrum depositum genome encodes:
- the serA gene encoding phosphoglycerate dehydrogenase: protein MKVLVTDPIADAGLDRLRDAGHEVETDYEVEGEALLDAVSDANALIVRSGTDVNEAVFEAASELVIVGRAGIGVDNIDIEAATDHGVIVANAPEGNVRAAAEHTVAMTFAVARSIPQAHGRLLGGEWAKGEFLGTEVNNKTLTIVGLGRVGQEVAKRLDSLGMDLVVYDPYISEERADRLGAELVEDLHEALARGDFATVHTPLLPETEGMIGEDELAQLEGGYLINCARGGIVDEAALAEAVEDGVLAGAALDSFAEEPLPKDSPLLDVEEIVLTPHLGASTEAAQENVAVDTAEAVLAAFEDEPVLTALNAPSVDETAFPRIKPYIAVAETAGKVAAQLLDGRITSVEATYEGDIAAEDVELVTASALKGVFEPLEWQVNAVNAPRLAEERGIDVTESKTRQTEDFQSLVRVTVHNGEDSIAVEGTLFAGEDPRIVRIDGFRVDAVPYGHMLVARNTDEPGVIGLIGTVLGDHDVNIAGMYNARETQGGEALTVYNLDHDVPDAAIETLLGDDRIVEVTEITLDDADERQAE, encoded by the coding sequence ATGAAGGTACTCGTGACCGACCCCATCGCGGACGCGGGGTTGGACCGACTCCGAGACGCCGGCCACGAGGTCGAAACGGACTACGAGGTCGAGGGCGAGGCCCTCCTCGACGCCGTGAGCGACGCCAACGCGCTCATCGTCCGCTCCGGGACCGACGTGAACGAGGCCGTCTTCGAGGCCGCCTCCGAGCTCGTCATCGTCGGCCGCGCCGGCATCGGCGTCGACAACATCGACATCGAGGCCGCCACCGACCACGGGGTCATCGTCGCCAACGCGCCCGAGGGCAACGTCCGGGCCGCCGCCGAGCACACGGTCGCGATGACGTTCGCCGTCGCGCGCTCGATCCCGCAGGCGCACGGCCGCCTCCTCGGCGGCGAGTGGGCGAAAGGCGAGTTCCTCGGCACCGAGGTTAACAACAAGACGCTCACCATCGTCGGGCTCGGCCGCGTCGGCCAGGAGGTCGCCAAGCGGCTCGACTCGCTCGGGATGGATCTCGTCGTCTACGACCCGTACATCTCCGAGGAGCGCGCCGACCGGCTCGGCGCCGAGCTCGTCGAGGACCTCCACGAGGCGCTCGCGCGCGGCGACTTCGCCACGGTCCACACCCCGCTCCTCCCCGAGACCGAGGGGATGATCGGCGAGGACGAGCTGGCGCAGCTCGAGGGCGGTTACCTCATCAACTGCGCCCGCGGCGGCATCGTCGACGAGGCCGCGCTCGCCGAGGCGGTCGAGGACGGCGTCCTCGCCGGCGCCGCGCTCGACTCCTTCGCCGAGGAGCCGCTCCCGAAGGACTCGCCGCTGCTCGACGTCGAGGAGATCGTCTTGACGCCGCACCTCGGCGCATCGACCGAGGCGGCCCAAGAGAACGTCGCGGTCGACACCGCGGAGGCCGTGCTCGCCGCGTTCGAGGACGAGCCGGTGCTCACCGCGCTCAACGCGCCCTCCGTCGACGAGACGGCGTTCCCGCGGATCAAGCCGTACATCGCCGTCGCGGAGACCGCCGGGAAGGTCGCCGCCCAACTGCTCGACGGCCGCATCACGAGCGTTGAGGCGACCTACGAGGGCGACATCGCCGCGGAGGACGTCGAGCTCGTCACCGCGAGCGCGCTAAAGGGCGTCTTCGAGCCGCTGGAGTGGCAGGTGAACGCGGTGAACGCGCCGCGGCTCGCCGAGGAGCGCGGCATCGACGTGACCGAGTCGAAGACCCGCCAGACGGAGGACTTCCAGAGCCTGGTGCGCGTCACCGTCCACAACGGCGAGGACTCCATCGCGGTCGAGGGCACCCTGTTCGCCGGCGAGGACCCGCGGATCGTCCGGATCGACGGGTTCCGTGTCGACGCGGTCCCGTACGGCCACATGCTGGTCGCGCGCAACACCGACGAGCCAGGCGTCATCGGGCTCATCGGCACGGTCCTCGGCGACCACGACGTCAACATCGCCGGGATGTACAACGCCCGCGAGACGCAGGGCGGCGAGGCGCTCACCGTCTACAACCTCGACCACGACGTCCCCGACGCCGCGATCGAGACGCTGCTCGGCGACGACCGGATCGTCGAGGTCACCGAGATCACGCTGGACGACGCAGACGAGCGACAGGCGGAGTGA
- the thpR gene encoding RNA 2',3'-cyclic phosphodiesterase: MRAFFAVDLPDELSDPLADAQAAFESAEGLRFVDPEQAHVTLKFLGEIGEGDAAETDAPALDDVIAAGERAVADAGVDPFECAIEGFGVFPSLDYVSVVWAGVGAGSTELTALHESLEAETTALGVDPEDHAFTPHVTLARMDDARGKELVREVVRDREPEVGRFEVDDVRLVKSTLTDDGPVYESVASLEL; this comes from the coding sequence ATGCGAGCGTTCTTCGCCGTCGACCTGCCCGACGAGCTCTCGGATCCCCTCGCCGACGCGCAGGCCGCGTTCGAGAGCGCCGAGGGCCTGCGGTTCGTCGACCCGGAGCAGGCGCACGTGACGCTGAAGTTCCTCGGCGAGATCGGCGAGGGAGACGCCGCCGAGACCGACGCGCCCGCCCTCGACGACGTGATCGCGGCCGGGGAGCGCGCGGTCGCGGACGCCGGCGTCGACCCCTTCGAGTGCGCGATCGAGGGGTTCGGCGTCTTCCCGAGCCTCGACTACGTCTCGGTCGTCTGGGCGGGAGTCGGCGCGGGGAGCACGGAGCTGACCGCGCTCCACGAGTCGCTGGAGGCCGAGACGACCGCGCTCGGCGTCGATCCTGAAGACCACGCATTCACCCCGCACGTCACGCTCGCTCGGATGGACGACGCCCGCGGGAAGGAACTGGTGCGGGAGGTCGTCCGCGATCGCGAGCCCGAGGTCGGCCGGTTCGAGGTCGACGACGTCCGGCTCGTGAAGTCGACGCTGACGGACGACGGGCCCGTCTACGAGTCCGTCGCGTCGCTCGAACTCTGA
- a CDS encoding hemolysin family protein — protein sequence MDITIAFVGVAAILVLTGISAFFSSSELAVFSVPTHRIDSLLAADVPGARALSALREDSHRFLVTALVSNNVANIAAASVATAVFVRFGFSGGQAATGSTLVTSVFVIVFGEIAPKSYAVANAEKHALRVSRPVVAIQRIIRPVLYVFEALSGVVNRFTGGESAIESYLTREEIETLVLSGQAAGAIDPEESAMIRGVLDLESTRVSAVMVPRTDMVALPDTATPADVLSTAGREGVTRMPVYGENRDDVVGTVDVRDAIGAHERGEPLASALREPTFVPETQPVDELFDELRSSGRRMAIVVDEFGAVVGIVTLEDVVEEVVGELVGRWETDHVDVVAPDAAVVRGWTTVAHLNETLGLELPVDGSVETVAGLITQRMGRVAAEGDRVAVGDVTLTVTGATPTRVTRVRVEHPGAGSEGETDGGQSSSDATDS from the coding sequence ATGGACATCACGATCGCGTTCGTCGGCGTCGCCGCCATCCTCGTGTTGACGGGGATCAGCGCCTTCTTCTCCAGCTCGGAGCTGGCCGTCTTCTCGGTGCCGACACACCGGATCGACTCGCTTCTCGCCGCCGACGTGCCCGGCGCGCGGGCGCTCTCGGCGCTCCGGGAGGACTCGCACCGGTTCCTCGTCACGGCCCTCGTGAGCAACAACGTCGCCAACATCGCGGCCGCCTCGGTCGCGACCGCCGTCTTCGTCCGGTTCGGCTTCTCCGGTGGGCAGGCCGCGACCGGTTCGACGCTCGTCACGAGCGTCTTCGTCATCGTCTTCGGGGAGATCGCGCCGAAGTCGTACGCGGTGGCGAACGCCGAGAAGCACGCGCTCCGCGTCTCCCGGCCGGTCGTCGCGATCCAGCGGATCATCCGACCCGTGCTCTACGTCTTCGAGGCGCTCTCCGGCGTCGTCAACCGGTTCACGGGCGGCGAGTCCGCCATCGAGTCGTACCTCACCCGCGAGGAGATCGAGACGCTCGTGCTCTCGGGGCAGGCCGCGGGCGCGATCGACCCCGAGGAGAGCGCGATGATCCGCGGCGTCCTCGACCTGGAGTCGACGCGCGTCTCCGCGGTGATGGTCCCGCGCACCGACATGGTGGCGCTCCCGGACACCGCGACCCCTGCCGACGTGCTCTCGACCGCCGGTCGCGAGGGCGTCACCCGGATGCCCGTCTACGGCGAGAACCGCGACGACGTGGTCGGGACCGTCGACGTGCGCGACGCCATCGGCGCCCACGAGCGGGGCGAGCCCCTCGCGAGCGCCCTCCGCGAACCGACGTTCGTCCCGGAGACCCAGCCCGTCGACGAGCTGTTCGACGAGCTGCGGTCGAGCGGGCGGCGGATGGCGATCGTCGTCGACGAGTTCGGCGCGGTCGTCGGGATCGTCACGTTAGAGGACGTGGTGGAGGAGGTCGTCGGCGAGCTGGTCGGCCGGTGGGAGACGGACCACGTCGACGTGGTGGCGCCCGACGCCGCGGTCGTCCGCGGGTGGACCACCGTCGCGCACCTCAACGAGACGCTCGGGCTGGAGCTCCCGGTCGACGGAAGCGTGGAGACGGTCGCGGGGCTGATCACCCAGCGGATGGGCCGCGTCGCCGCCGAGGGCGATCGCGTCGCCGTCGGCGACGTGACGCTCACCGTCACCGGCGCGACCCCGACGCGGGTGACGCGGGTCCGGGTCGAGCACCCGGGAGCGGGGAGCGAAGGCGAGACCGACGGCGGTCAGAGTTCGAGCGACGCGACGGACTCGTAG